The genomic DNA GAAGACATGACATACGATAATTACAATCTTTTTTGTTACACCTGGAAGAtatggttttttgttttggttaatagaaagattttttttgttacgtgtttttttgttttggttactagaaagattttttttgttacaccagagagatttgtttaaaaaatatagcGTAGAaagatttgttttaaaaataaatcgaatcttaaaatcaaacatatttGATAGTATATATAGAATGAAAGCCTCCATTAGGGTTGCAGCAAAAAAGAGAAGAATATTTGTAAAGTCAGTATCTACTACTAATATTTACTGTTCCTTGTTTTCAGTTCACTTTTGTGAATTCAGTTATTATGATGAGAAGAGATGAAATATCTGCGAGAAGGAAGCCATCATCATCGGTGCTTTTGTTTCAAAGGAATCCTGTTATGATGAAAAGAAAGGATCAAACACCTTTGGTTGATCTTTGTGTTGAGAAAGCTATTGATAATGTAAAATACCTTGGAGATGTTAGTCATGTTGATCATCATATGCTTGAGAGAATCTTGCCTCACTGCACACTTGATCAGTTGATGCATATTGAGAAGTCCACTCAAGGGATGGATTTGAGCCCTATAACAGATCAATTGTGGAAAAAGTTCTTTGAGAAGCAATTTGGTATAAATTGCACTAATGAAGTAGTTAAGAAGATGAAAGAAACACTTGGTTGCAGTTGTATGAGGCTAAAGTCAAAAAAATGGCTCGGGCTGAGAATGAAGCAGTTGATCGACTCACGAAACGCTACAAGGAAGAAGatgcaagaaaacaaagcagGCAAATCAAAACATGCACCAAACTTCCACCCAGTGAAAGAAGATTTTGTGGAGATAATGGATCTGGATACAACTTGTCAGTGAAGAGCAGCAACATAATGAAGAAGTCAAAGAAGGATTTTCTTAATAGTTTTGAGGTCAAAAATATCACAGCAATGAAAAGGAGAGGAATTGGTTCAACTTCCAAATATCTCACTTTTTAAGAAGGAAATTTTAGGGGCAGGCAATGAGGATAACAATGCTATGTATCATTATTTGCTGCTTTTAGATAATATGCTATTGAGTTTATTTTGTTGGCTACTTTTGGCTTTACTATGTATTTTCATTGAAACTCTTATTTTGATAAGTAATTGTTAATATGATTCATTGAAAAAATACACTAAATATTGAAAAGAGAGAATACGGTTTGCGTAACCAGTGGGAAGTcttatatctattatttttgttcattGAGTCAAATTGTTCTTCTCAGATGTCAAAAACTGAGATGATGAATTCTTGTGTGTGGCTTCAATTCAACAAGTGGAACAAGAGATTGCAATATTTTGCCCTTTTATATGTCaagaattaatattactttccaAGACTTCTGCAATATGGCTTAATTCTTGATTATTGTCGATTTCATCACGTAAAAGGCCGTTCAAACGTCAAAGAACGAAAGTCGTATGTTGAGAAATCTGTTAGGATAAACACCACTAAGCTATGTGAGGTGACGTCTGCTGTTAAAACCATTGTATGTTCTCACATGTTATGCAATAGCTCGAATAATTGAAGGAAAATCATCTGAGGTGATACACGGCACATTTCATTCACCCGATGATCATTGTATATGCTGATCATTGTTATGTTAATTTCTCTAAATTTAGGGTGTCCTTTGAATCTTGTATAAATCTTGTATATGCTGCCCTTCATGATAACATATAGTTATAAATTGAATCGGTATCAGAAACGGTTGTTTAATAATAATGTCCTTTGCATTTACATTCAATCCACGCACACTAAGATCATATTGAAAAATACGAAAAAAATAGCAACTTTAAGTAACTAAAGCTATTCATGTTTGTCTGTTATAAACTGAATAAGCTTTTGATCTTCACTACTGTATAGCATTTAAGCGGACGGATCACCAGAGGCTTCCTATGCGCGTCTCATAAGTCGATTTTAATGTAACCATCCCTTCATCTCAGATTGTAGAAATAGGGGAAGATACTATGGCTCAACCAAATTTAACCATGGGTATATAAGTTGATTTTAGAGTAAATGCACTGTCGGTTTTAATCAGTTCTACATCGCTATAAGCTGCCTTTATACAAGCTCTCCATTCACAGTTTTCTCTCATATATAGAGATTAATATTCAAATCCTAAAACTTTAAATTGCCTCAGAAAAAAGTACAATTTTTTCAGCTAGTCATTTTTCAGCCTCTATCTGTCTACTTAACTTATTTGCAGCCATTCAAAGTTGCATAAGAAAAATGAACCAAATTGATCTGGCTTCttcttcagaaaaaaaaaaatagagttgaGTTTTGTAATGAATTGGATAAAAGATCATGAAAAAAGAGAAGTTGAAGGTCTTGAAACCTGCTAAAATTCACCCAATCCAGACAATTATGTGGttgtaatatgtttttttttaagatgtgtCAGTGACCTCTTGAGGTATAGTCACTACAGACGTTATGGGATGAGAAATAGACAAGGAATGAATAAAATGAGAAGGACCAACTACTGCCACGTGTGCGATTGCGCATGTGGAGCTGTACATCGCACAAGATGAAAGGCAAAGCATTGTCCATCTACATCGTTATGTGCATCGTGCACTAAGTCATGTGCATCGCGTAGGTCTGTTCCTTAATCATTGTCCATCTACTTTGGCATGCCTCTTGAACTCTATTTTTGACACTATTCTTGACACTTACAATAAAAGTTTGCATGATCTTATTATTGCAGATATATTCAATGTTTTGTGGGTAGGTTGGAAATGTAGGAACAATGTCGAACTGAGTGATATTTTTCCCAATTTTGCCCGTTTCTAATAACCGCTTCTGATACCGATTCAATTTGTAACTATATGTTATCATGAATGCCAGCATATATAAGATTGAAAGGAAACCCTAAATTTAAAGCAGTTTCATGATTTCATCAATCTGGTCCTTAGAGAAATTAACATAACAATGATCAGAAACAAAGTAATTactaattatgaattttcaaattacatCTAAAAAACTTCACAAATTTGAGCATTCTAACATTAAGAAACTAAATAGTAACACATTGACTTCACAATCACAAGGAAATTCTTGCATAGTTGAAATAGTGATGAagcaattcaaaatttaaaaatgctTACTCTACCAAAACAGATATTGTGAAGTGATCGACATAAAACGAGATTATCGATTGAGTAGATAGCTCAAGCACTCATAGAAATGGAACTTTCTAAAAGATTTACATGATCCTAATATTTGATTATAATCCGTAAAacgcaaaacaaaaaaaaagtcatatcaGATTTCTAATTATTATGCTGTAACCTGCaagagtaaaaatataataaatgtcAACTTATACTAATGATTTCTAATCCTGAACAAGATTTGCTAATATTGAGAAGAGTTTTGTCCATAAGTAAGGTTACTCATTAAAATCTATCTAaaactaaacaaataaaaaataattatgcaaTAATTTCCCTGTGATTGCCAGCATCTCtaagaatttctttttttctctcttcccaAGAACAATTTAATCTGCGTGCAAATTCTTCGACTTCCCTGTCAATTCTTTCCTGTAAGGCCTGATCAATCTCATCATCAAACTCAACCACAagatcatcttcttccttcaaagAAGAATTCTTCTGTtgatcttttttctttcttctgttcTTCTTATTCTTGCATGTTTTCTTCCTCTTGGTTTCTCCATCATTCGAtccattaataaaagacaataGCTCATCAACTGAACGTCCATCCACTACATCTTCGTCTTCAACTTCAACATTCTTTGTTACCCTTTTGAGCTCTATAagttgttctctcttctttgcATACAAGCTGTTCAAAAGCCTGATACTTGGGTCGCAAGTTAGGTTTAACATCAGCTCCAACTTCTCTTCCTCCATAAGATCATCAGGCAAATGAAATATGTCGCGTATCTCCTCAGATGATTTTCCTTCAATTATTCTAGTTATTGCATGACATGTGAGATCATACAATGGATTTAACTGAAGGTATTTTGCAGCAGACGTCAACTCACATAACCTAGGGGCGTCTATCCTAACGAATTTCTCATCATAAGACTTTCGTTCTTTGTTTGAGCGTCCTTTCACGTGATGAAATCGACAATAATCAAGAATTAAGGTTAAGATTGCAGGAGTGACTTGTTGAGGAAGACATATTGGAGAAGTCTTGGAAGATCCTTGTTGAGGAAGTAATATTAACTCTTGACATATAAAAGGACAAAACATTGCAATCTCTTGTTCCACTTGTTGGATTGAACCATCATAGGTTTGAAGCCACACACAAGGATTCATCATCTCAGTTTTTGACATCTCAGAAGAACAATATTTGACTCGATGAACAAAAATATTTGGgatgtgttgtgttgtgttgtgatGTGTGTGTTTAGACCTGTATTTATAGTGATAAAAATCGTTTGAATTTTTAAGAATAAGATTTGTTTCCTAAAACAAAGaagatttgttttctttttaactcGGAtaagatttgtttctttttttacgggtgatttgttattttttggtaTAACTAAAATatcttacttttattttttttcatcttttaaaaataaataataaaattagttctaacttttcctcaaaaaattagttctaacttttttttctttccaattttgacttgttctttttttaggggaattttgaattatttttattatccaaaaaaattaatcaaaatttcatacagaattattgtttgtaatttatacGCATTAACACATTAAGAGGACATGACGGACGATAATTACAATCTTTTTTGATACACCTAGAAgatatgttttgttttggttaatAGAAAGATGTTTCTGTTAcgtgttttttagttttgttaatagaaagattttttttgttacacccagagatatttgttttaaaaataaattgaatcttatttctttgaaaatcaaacatatttgatactatatatataaaatgaaagCCTCCATTGATTAGGGCACTACCAAAAAACAAAGCCTACATTAGGGTTGCAGCAAAAAAGAGAAGAATATTTGCAAAGTCAGTATCCACATATTTTCAGTTCACTTTTGTGAATTCAGTGATTATGATGAGAAGGGATGAAATATCTGCTTTTGTTTCAAAGGAATCTGTAAGGGTTTGACCCTTTAAGAGTAACAATTTCTCAGCTAAATGATTAAGAATTGAATATTTTGTATCATTTATTGATTGCAATGAAGCATTACAagataatttgattaaaatactAAAGTTGCAGAGAAGTACAAAAGAAGGGGATAAGAAACAGAGAAGAATATTCAGAGGGAGAAATAGAGACTTCAATCCATATTATTTTCATGCCTTCCCATAATTCATCCTTTCTCCTTTTATATCCATTTCTGTTAGCAATTTATCCTTAATTATTGGATCAAGTGACACGTGTCTCTTTACACTAACTAGATTGTTGACTCAACTTTGATGACTTGGCTTATTCTCTAACCTGTTATGATGAAGAGAAAGGATCAAACATGTTTGGTTGATCTTTGTGTTGAGAAAGCTATTGATAATGTAAAATACCTTGGAGATGTTAGTCATGTTGATCATCATATGCTTGAGAGAATCTTGCCTCACTGCACACTTGACCAGTTGATGCATATTGAGAAGTCCACTCAAGGGATGGATTTGAGCCCTATAACAGATCAATTGTGGAGAAAGTTCTTTGAGAAGCAGTTTGGTATAAATTGCACTAATGAAGTAGTTAAgaagatgaaagaaaaaagagtttCATTCACTTGGTTGCAGCTGTATGAGGCTAAGGTCAAAAAAGTGGCTCAGACTGAGAATGAAGCAGTTGATCGACTCGCGCAACGCTACAAGGAAGAAGatgcaagaaaacaaagcagGCA from Medicago truncatula cultivar Jemalong A17 chromosome 8, MtrunA17r5.0-ANR, whole genome shotgun sequence includes the following:
- the LOC25500084 gene encoding SKP1-like protein 20, yielding MNPCVWLQTYDGSIQQVEQEIAMFCPFICQELILLPQQGSSKTSPICLPQQVTPAILTLILDYCRFHHVKGRSNKERKSYDEKFVRIDAPRLCELTSAAKYLQLNPLYDLTCHAITRIIEGKSSEEIRDIFHLPDDLMEEEKLELMLNLTCDPSIRLLNSLYAKKREQLIELKRVTKNVEVEDEDVVDGRSVDELLSFINGSNDGETKRKKTCKNKKNRRKKKDQQKNSSLKEEDDLVVEFDDEIDQALQERIDREVEEFARRLNCSWEERKKEILSLKQKKKHITTSTTMQRYPGDCHDL
- the LOC25500085 gene encoding uncharacterized protein; translation: MKRKDQTCLVDLCVEKAIDNVKYLGDVSHVDHHMLERILPHCTLDQLMHIEKSTQGMDLSPITDQLWRKFFEKQFGINCTNEVVKKMKEKRVSFTWLQLYEAKVKKVAQTENEAVDRLAQRYKEEDARKQSRQIKTCTKLPPSKRRF